A window of Nomascus leucogenys isolate Asia chromosome 19, Asia_NLE_v1, whole genome shotgun sequence genomic DNA:
ATGAATCTTCAAAATGTCCAGCCGGGCCTGGAGATGGCAAGGAAAGGCCTGagccccacaccccacccccacagccaGAGCCACTTTGCACAGTGCCCATCACAAACCTCCTCATTTGGGGGTGGGAATTCAATTTTTCTGTCAATGCGCCCTGGGCGAAGCAGTGCCGAGTCCAGGATATCAATCCTATTAGTAGCCATGATAACCTGAGCAGAGAAAGCAAGTGGGGATCAGCTAAAGCTCTTCCTCAGCCTGCGTGGCACCCAGGCCTTCCCTGGGCCCATCCCGAGGATGGTACCACCTTACCTTGATGTTCTTGGTGGCCTCAAAGCCGTCAAGCTGGTTGAGCAACTCCAGCATTGTGCGCTGCACTTCACTATCCCCTCCAGAACCCCCCTCCAGCCGCGAGGAGCCGATGGAGTCGATTTCGTCCATGAAGATGATAGACGGAGCATGTTCCCGTGCCATGACAAACAGCTCCCTCACCATTCTTGCCCCTGTGTGGAGGCCGAGCTGGTGTTAGGGAGCTTATTAGCTTATTAGCTCCCTAACCCCCTACCTCTTGCTTCTCACATTGCTAGCCATGGTTACCTTCCCCTATGAATTTCTGTACCAATTCAGAGCCAGAGACACGAATAAAGGTACAGTCCGTATGATGAGCCACAGCCCGGGCCAACAGTGTCTTCCCAGTGCCTGGAGGTCCATACAGCAGCACTCCCTACAGGGGAACAGCAGGACTCAGGGCAGAAAGCTACACCCCTCATTTCATTCAGTGAACATTTACCGAGTGCTGGGTCCCTTGCTAGATGTTagggatacaaaaaaaaaaaaatgaacatcaaGGTCCCTTCTATCCAAACCACCTCACCGCCCTAGGAACACTTCCCCGGCCACTCTTTTCAGGGGCAGGGCCAGCCCAAGCAAGATGCACCCTAGCCCGGTGCCTCCTCAACCCCTGCAGTAgggctggctgaggcaggaggagtaaGTACAGCTTGGCCCTCTCAGAGAAGTCCTGCACCTCACCTTGGGCTGAGCAATGCCCAGTGCTTCGAAGAGTTCAGGATGCTTAACAGGCAGCTCGATCACTTCTTTGATCTCCTTGATCTGTTTGTCCAGTCCACCAATCATCTCATAAGTTGAATCTGGTACTTTCTCCACCATCATCAGTGACACTAACGGGTCTACCTTGTTGGGCAGGATCTTGTGCAGGGTGTAGCTGTCATTCCTTAGAGCCACCCGGCAATTGGGTGTCACCTGGGTGAAGGGGGCGAGTTTCATAAGTGGTACAATTAGAGCTGACCCCACCAAAACCACCACCTCACCTGCTACACTCACATCATTGATGTCAATGTTTTTGTCCACGTCTACAACAAATTTGCCTTCAGGATGTACCTAAAGAAACAAGGGCTCATGACCTTCCTTGACCACCAAATCACTAATCCTACCCGGGAAGACCTAGGTCTTCCCTGGAATTGTGGGATTCCCAGAATCCCACAATACCTTGACAGAACACAGAACCCTGTCTCCAGAGGCTACACACAAAGGGGTGGGAATGCAGTGGAGACCGAGCTGGTCCCTGGGGTCACGCTGCTTTTACCTTGACCAACACTTTCTTCTTATCCATGGCCCGGACTACTTCCCCCACATAGGAGCCCTGCTCCTGCAGCAGCTGTAGCTCCTCCCGCAATAGGCGAACTAGATGGCAAACAGACACGGTGGTCACCTAGCTACTCCTTTGGAGTCTCCAGGACCCAATTCTACATGCATGAGCTAAGCACCACTCTTATTAAAGGAAGGCCAAAGGTCAAAATTCATGTCTTTAAGGAGGCTACAATGGGGCTCAGGAAAAAGAGATGCATGTGAAACTACTAGATGATGACAGGGAGAAAACAGTAAGCACTGCTGTGAAGACACAGTGCAGGGAAGTTAGGACAGACCTCAAGACAAACTGCTCACATGTGGCTTCCCATCTTTCTCCACTCACCTTTAGCATTTAGTTCATTCCTCTGTGCCTGCAGCCTCCGGAGGTTTTGGCTCTTATCATTCACAATCAACTGTGGCGGACAAGAGACAAATTCCATTACTCAAGggcaggagacaggaggaggTAGGATCTTGGCCAAGACCTCACAGGTCTGAATGAGCTGAGGGAAGGGCACAGGGCACCTGCGTGTTGTTTCAGATTCTCCAGTATGATCCTAATGACCCTGCCCTGTCCTCCAAGAGTCCCTCTGGAGCTTACAGCAGCCATCAAAGAAGACTGCTTGTCTAATACTGGTCCAGGAATAACAGAATCTAAAGGAGAAAAGTTACAGCTGGCTCATGTAACACCAAATTTCTTGCAGGAAGGCAACATCACCTGGTGGAAAGATTGTTAGGTGAGAAGCCTGAGTTCTAGCCCAGCCGCtgtcaatcaaaagcaaggtaaAGCTAAgacaatctatttttaaaaatctagatctGTTACCAAACGGCACATGGGTATAGCATCAGCTACCCTGCTTCTTTTCAAGACTACTgaggtgaatgaataaaaacacaCGAAAAGGCATTCAAAAGCGGTAAACTAAACATAATACCTGCAAATGCACTTGGAATTCAGAATTGTCCTTTGTGGCTTCCCccatttaatttatattacagTTGACACTTGAACAATGCAGGGGGTTAGGGTGAAATTGAAAATCCATGGACCCGTCCAAAGTTAAACTACTAACAGCCTACTGTAACACTGTAACGTAACACTGTAACATTAACAGCCTACTGTTTATGTTGTCGGTAAGGCTTACTGCTGGAAGCCATACCTTATTACTGAGAGCCATACCTTACTGCTGGAAGCCTTACTGGTAACACAAACATTTGATTAACAACATAAACGGTCCTTTTTCTATGGTTTAGCGCTTTAAGCTTGGGCTCTGGGTTGCCCAATTCGTTTCATTCAGTCTCTATGGAATTAGCATTGTCCAGATGCCTCAATGATGCCCTTCCTCACATTCTCACTTCACCCTCACCCAACCTCTTGGTGATAAATTTCAACTCCTGAGCTTATGTTTCCCTTTTATAAGAATCCTTTTCATTCGGGCTTCCTCCAAAAGGGTTGACCTTTGGCTAGAGGTACCTTTACTATTAAGATTTGACTCTTGAAGATGTGTAACAAACTGTGAACACTACGACCCTCAAAGAGGTGGGACTGTAAGAGAACAAGAGATTGCTTACTTCTGATACACACAACCTACTAgccaagaaacaaacaagaaaggagaagcagcagcttcttccactgcactcccagtGGAATTAGATGGATTGTGGAAGTCCGTTTCCATCCCCCATCATCCCCCTTCCTAGCTCCCTCTGGAGTCCGTCCTCACCTGGAGTTCTTCAATCTTGGACAGATAATATTGGCGGAGTCCGCTGCCTGCCttcccctcctccagctccatctgaaGACACAGAGTGAGTCTTAAACGACAGGTTAAACATCCGAGGAGGTAAAGCCACTTGCAGGGCACTTTGAATAAGGCTTGACACCAGGTAGGTTTGCGTAGTAAAAAAAGTTTGGACTTCGGAGGTTCAGGATCTGGGTTctaatccctccctcccttggaACCCTCCATTTTCCCACgactaaaataaaagaatgggaaTGCCGCCTACCTCACACGACTTTTAGGAGGACCGAGAGGCGATATGATATACACGGGAGCGCTTTGCACTGCGTGAAGTGCTCTACAAGCCCGAGGTGTCATTACTGACGACGGAGCCAGCGGAACGGAGCCGAAGGACTGGCGTCCCGTCTCCTGCGACCCGTGGGCCTGCCATTCCCGCGCCCATCGCTCCCCTCACTCACTCCGCTTCTACCGCGTCTTCCTCTCCCCAGCCTTGCCCTGACTCACCGAGGGCGGCGCTGACACAGCAGATCCGGTCTCAGGCGGCGTCCAGCCTGGACTGGTCCAGCCACCTCCGACCCACCCGACGCTCCTGCCCCGGCCCGCTCTCCACTCAGATCACGCTCGCTCCGCACCCAGCCCCGTAACCTGCCGGGCCGCCACTGCACCCGCCATACCTGCTCTGGCCCGTCAAGCGCCATCTTCTCTCTTCAGCAGAGACCGCCGGCATCCGAGCCGTTTTGGCGCGCAGGCGCGGAAGCGGAGGCTTGGGACCTGACGAGCAGGCAGAGAAGAATTCCGGGTCAATGGGCGGGGTGTGAGGCGAGACCACACTAAGGGGACCATGATGGGAGGGGCGGCTACTCGAGTTCAGGGGCTTTGGAAGGGGATGAGGAAGGAGTAGAACTAGTCAGTGTTGCCTCATTGAAACTCTGTTTATAGTTCTTGTAATATACCTTCCTAGTCTCAACTTTCAACTTACAAAACCCGAGGACAGAGTATCAAGAACAATCTATGGCCACACTCAAAATGGCGGTAAACCTCGAGCCAGGGTCGCAGTGGACGCAAGCGGAAGCGGAAGTACGTTAGCTGCATGCCTGTGCGGTTCCAAGTGTGGAGAAAGCGGTGCTGGGTCTAGGTAGTGTGCGGAGAGGGGCGCGAGGTGGAATTGCTGCGGGAAGTGGGAAACTGGAAGTGGAATCTGGTGCTCAAGAAAGAGACGTTCCCAACTTCTATTTTCTCCCCAGATTGAGCGATACTCCCCCATTCCGCCATGGGCAAGAAGGGCAAAGTTGGCAAGAGCCGACGAGACAAGTTTTATCACTTGGCGAAGGAGACGGGTGAGTCCGGATTCGCTCAGTCTGCGAGCGAGCGAGCGATCTCTGCCCGGTTCGCCTGCTCTTTCCGACCATTATGTACCTCTGCCGCAGAAGGGGTGGTCGGTTGCGAGGCCAGAGAAATCCTACTAGTGAAGCCGTTTGCGCACTTGGTTGTTTTGTCCAGGTTACCGTTCCCGATCTGCTTTCAAGCTGATCCAGCTCAATCGCCGCTTTCAGTTCCTGCAGAAAGCCCGAGCCTTGCTGGACCTGTGTGCTGCGCCAGGGGGATGGTTCGTAACACTCGCCACAGGTTGCTCCTGGTGGCCGCTTTCTGGGTTCTGAGCTGGGACGGCTTTCAGTTTCATTGCGGGAGGGGAGCCCGAATCCCGGTCCTCTTGGGGGCCGTTTCCTTTCTTGATTGCAGAGAAAGGGCTTGGAATACGTGCCTATGACATGCTTTGGCCAGTGCACGTAACACCAGGGTTGAGAGGTCAGTTGCCAAGAGGGGGAAAAGGATGGCTCTAGGTTTTTAACTTTCTATTCCTTTTATAGGCTGCAGGTAGCTGCCAAGTTTATGCCTGTATCCAGCCTTATTGTGGGTGAGTAACGGACAGCTCTTCTTGGTGTTTTAAGGGGTGGGTATATAAGGTACTTTGTCCTGTATTTCTCTCCTCCCTGCTTGAGGCAACCCTTTAGAATACTCTGACCTGATTTCTTCCAGGAGTGGACCTGGTTCCAATCAAGCCTCTCCCCAATGTGGTGACTCTCCAGGAGGACATCACAACAGAACGTTGTAGGCAGGTAATAGGagttctctcttccttccccctttATACGGAAACATCTACATCCCTGAAATCATCTAAAGGCAAGTTTTTCCTATTTACCATGCTTTGAGCACGTTCTTGCCTGACATCTGTACGACAAGACCTATGACATTCATAGTGTCCACTCCAGCCTTTATTTAGTCAGGGATAAAGGTGTTTTGAATTGAGAGAAGGGCAGAGATCTTTAGTGAAGTCTTCTCCTGTGAACTCAGTGTCAGACTGTAATCTCCATGAAGGTAGAGACATACTGTTTTTGTTTACTATTGTATGTCCTGTGCCTGGTACAGCATTTGGCCCATGATGGGCACTCAGCAATTGACTAGATGGACAAATGGCTGAACCAGGGCCATTCCTGTGTTTCTGTTTCCAtagttccttttcttctctttaggcCCTGAGGAAGGAGCTGAAGACCTGGAAGGTTGATGTTGTGCTCAATGATGGGGCCCCCAACGTTGGGGCTAGCTGGGTCCATGATGCTTACTCACAAGGTACAGGGAGTGTGGTGCTTGGAGAtcaggtgatggtggaggtgggcGCATGCCCTCCTGGGCTGCAGAGTGCCTCAACTAATTGTCTCTCTCCTACAGCCCATTTGACACTGATGGCTCTACGTTTGGCTTGTGACTTTTTGGCCCGTGGTGGCTGCTTCATCACAAAGGTTTTCCGTTCTCGTGACTATCAGCCTCTGTTATGGATCTTTCAGCAGCTGTTCCGCCGTGTCCAGGCCACCAAGCCCCAAGCCTCTCGCCATGAATCTGCAGAGATCTTTGTAGTCTGCCAAGGTGGGcatcatttcctttctcttgatcCAGCCTCCCAACTCCCAAAGCACACTTTTTAATATATCCTGTCATTTTTAGGATTCCTGGCCCCTGACAAGGTTGACAGTAAATTCTTCGACCCCAAATTTGCCTTCAAGGAGGTTGAAGTTCAGGCTAAGACCGTTACTGAATTGGTGACTAAGAAGAAGCCAAAGGTGTGTTTTGGGGAATGGGGTCACCCTTGGGTCCTGGAACTTTAGGGAGGTTGGGCCTGGTGGGTCCTACAGGTACCCTAGAAGGGACTGCCCaaccttctctcttttcctccctaaGGCTGAAGGCTATGCTGAGGGCGACCTCACTCTCTATCACCGTACCTCAGTCACTGACTTCCTTCGAGCTGCCAACCCTGTTGACTTCCTCTCCAAGGCCAGCGAAGTGAGTCTCCAGCCTTGAGGGACATGAGGTAGCCCCAGAAACATGGCCTGAGAATCTCCCCTGAcacctttccctcctcccaaacAGATCATGGTAGATGATGAAGAGTTGGCACAGCATCCAGCTACCACTGAGGACATACGGGTGTGCTGTCAGGACATCAGAGTGTTGGGGCGCAAGGAGCTCAGGTATGCAGTGGGGTGGGCATGGGGGCCAGGAGCCCTGGAGGCAGGGAAAGGCCATGATGTTGGATCCCTGGGAAGAGGATATTGCTGTGCTAAAGGTTTGGGGTGGGGGCCTGAGCCTTTTGATTTATGTAGCCGAAGTCCGAAAGGTGGGTAGTGAGCCTAAAACAGAAGGGGACAGGGACAGAGGGAGATGGCAAGATCAGTAATAGTATCTCTGGGGTAGGTCGCTACTAAACTGGAGAACAAAACTTCGGCGATATGTGGCCAAGAAGCTGAAAGAACAAGCAAAGGCACTGGACATCAGGTGAGGAGAGAACGCAGCGAGGCAGCTGTGGACCAGGTGTCCAGGGGAAGTCTGGGAAAATAACCCAACTCCTGGGACTGTTTTGCCAGCCTCAGCTCTGGAGAGGAAGATGAAGGTGATGAGGAGGACTCAACAGCTGGAACCACAAAGCAGCCCtctaaggaggaggaggaggaggaggaacaacTGAACCAGACCCTGGCAGAAATGAAGGCCCAGGAGGTGGCGGAATTGAAGAGGTGAGAGGAGCTGGGGTAGAGCTTGGAGTTCCCCAATACAAGGACTGTGTGAAGATGGGTGAAGAAAATGCAAGGCATGGATAGAAACTCTTTGGAGCTGGGCCGGTTTTACTCCCTCAATCCACCCcctcaggaagaaaaagaagctgTTGCGTGAGCAGAGAAAGCAGCGGGAGCGTGTGGAGCTGAAGATGGATCTGCCTGGGGTTTCCATTGCAGATGAGGGGGAGACTGGCATGTTCTCCTTGCGCACCATCCGGGGTCACCAGGTGAGGCAGCATTGGGGGTGCAGGTTTAGGAGACAGAAGGATCTGTTTGGGTGTTTGGAGGTGGGGGGTGTTGAATGTCTTTTTAAGTTGCTGAACAATAGGCTGTGGTTGCTGTCTTTACCACAGGGGGCTTTGGTGAGTATAAGGCCACAAAGAAACATAAACCAAAAAGGATGAAGTTAGGTAGATAGATGAGTGTgatagatttattcttttttttttttgagacggagtcttgctctgtcgcccaggctggagttcagtggcacgatctcggctcactgcaagctccgccttccaggttcacaccattctgcctcagcctcccgagtagctgggactacaggcgcctgccaccacacctggctaattttttgtatttttagtagagatggggtttcaccgtgttagccaggatggtctcgatctcctgacttcgtgatccgcctgcctcggcctcccaaagtgctgggattacaggcgtgagccaccgctcccggccgatAGATTTATTCTTGAAGAACTAGAACATCAGAAAAGAACTTAGGTTATAGTAGATGCTGCCAGGTTACTTGAGTTACAAGCACAGATGAATAGAGGATCTCCCTCAGAGGGGAGCAGCATTCTTTAGTTCATTGAGACCAAGTGAGCACTCGCATTAGGCTACTTCCACTGAATACTGAAGAACATGTTTTTCCTGACAAAATCAGGGTCGGTCACAAACAAAATGAACTTTTGTGGCTTATGTGTGGGAGTGTCATAATCAGGTCATCTTTGTTGTACAGGAGGGCAGTAGAGCATGGTGGCCCTAGAGCAGACACAGGCTCAGGTTTCCTTCCCAGCTCTACCACCTGGAGCTGTGTGAAGTGACTGAGCTGACTACCACTTATccttactgcctcagtttcctcatctataaaacaataatagaacCTACCTACTAGAGTTTTTGGTGAGGAATACAAAAAGATAGGTGTAATCCATCATATGTGATAAACACTCAAGAAATAGTAGTTGGagtttttcctttgagacaagatcttgttttgtcacccaggctggagttcagtggtgccatcatgactcactgcagcctcaaactcctggcatcaagcaatcctcctgcctcagcctcccaaagtgctgagattacaggtgtgagccaccatacccagcctagtATCTTTGccatgaggaaaataaaaggttCTGACAATTGGTTTAAGTGGAACAGTTTTGTTGGATGTATGTTGGCTGGGCCCCTTTCATTCAGTGGAAACAAATTGTGTAGACTGTATTCTCAGGAGGTGATTGAGATGCTGtctgagaataatttttaaaggaaaaccaGTGTTGTAGAGTATGTTAAGATTTGGTGCTATATGGGCTGTAGGGTACCTTCCTTAAGACCTATTTGTGATACCACTGAAACAAGACAGCTGAGTGGGATAGATCAGTAACCCAGCCTAGAACGGGATGTTGTAAACAGGCCGTTCACTACCCTGGATCTGAGCTTTTCCATCTGTGAAAGGATAATGGATTTGCCAGTGTTCTTCCTAGTGTTGCTGAGCGTAGACTGAGGTGagggacacagaaaaaaaaaaacaaaacagtatgttTCCTTTTAAATAGTTTACCTTTGTTTCTATTACACTTCAGTTATTAGAGGAAGTAACACAAGGGGATATGAGTGCAGCAGACACATTTCTGTCCGATCTGCCGAGGGATGATATCTATGTGTCAGATGTTGAGGACGACGGTGATGACACATCTCTGGATAGTGGCCTGGATCCAGAGGAGCTGGCAGGAGTCAGGGGACATCAGGGTCTAAGGGACCAGAAGCGGTaaggggcatgtgtgtgtgtcaaaGGGAATGCTGCCACTCTGAGGGAGTGTTAGGGTGGGTACTACCAGAGCCTCAGTAGGGGAGCAAGGGCTCCGGGCAGTCTGGGTCTCTGAGCCCCCTACTTTCCTTTGGGTCTACAGTGTGCAACTTACTGAAGTGGAAGATGataaagaagaggaggaggagaatccACTGCTGGTGCCACTAGAGGAAAAGGCAGTACTGCAGGAAGAACAAGCCAACCTGTGGTTCTCAAAGGTAAGGAGAGGCTGGGGGCAAGACTGCGGGGAGATGAGTCTTGGGAGTCCTTGGGAGAAGGGCAGCTGATGTTCTCCCATCACAGGGCAGCTTTGCTGAGATCCAGGACGATGCCGATGAGGCCCTGGAGATCAGTCAGGCCCAGCTGTTATTTGAGAGCCAGCGGAAGGGACGGCAGCAGCAGCCGCCACAAACACCGCCTTCCTGTTTGAAGACTGAGATAATGTCTCCCCTGTACCAAGATGAAGCCCCTAAGGGAACAGAGGCTTCTTCGGGGACAGAAGCTGCCACTGGCCTTGAAGGGGAAGAAAAGGATGGCGTCTCAGACAGTGATAGCAGTAGTAGcagtgaggaagaggagaggtgagTGGTTGCAGCTGAGAGAAGGGATGGAAAGGAAGCAGTGGCTTGAACCATTTCTCTAAATTGGGggttctcaatcttggctgcaGATGGGAACGGTTAAAAATACTGTACTGACGATCCTGATTTAACTGGTCTGGGGTACAGCCTGCATGGCAGGATTTTTGCAAATTCTGTGGGAGTGCGGTGTGAGTAGTAGAGTGGTGGAATCACTCAAGAGTCCTCCCCTCTTCACAGCTGGGAACCCCTCCGTGGTAAGAAGCGAAGCCGTGGGCCTAAGTCAGATGATGACGGCTTTGAGATAGTGCCTATTGAGGACCCAGGTGAGAGCTCTGTATGCAGTGGAATGAGAAAAGACTACTGGAAGTCTCAGTATTGGGAATTGAGCTTTgacctttctccttccctctctagCAAAACATCGGATACTGGACCCCGAAGGCCTTGCTCTAGGTGCTGTTATTGCCTCTTCCAAAAAGGCCAAGAGAGACCTC
This region includes:
- the PSMC5 gene encoding 26S proteasome regulatory subunit 8 isoform X2, translating into MELEEGKAGSGLRQYYLSKIEELQLIVNDKSQNLRRLQAQRNELNAKVRLLREELQLLQEQGSYVGEVVRAMDKKKVLVKVHPEGKFVVDVDKNIDINDVTPNCRVALRNDSYTLHKILPNKVDPLVSLMMVEKVPDSTYEMIGGLDKQIKEIKEVIELPVKHPELFEALGIAQPKGVLLYGPPGTGKTLLARAVAHHTDCTFIRVSGSELVQKFIGEGARMVRELFVMAREHAPSIIFMDEIDSIGSSRLEGGSGGDSEVQRTMLELLNQLDGFEATKNIKVIMATNRIDILDSALLRPGRIDRKIEFPPPNEEARLDILKIHSRKMNLTRGINLRKIAELMPGASGAEVKGVCTEAGMYALRERRVHVTQEDFEMAVAKVMQKDSEKNMSIKKLWK
- the PSMC5 gene encoding 26S proteasome regulatory subunit 8 isoform X1; the protein is MALDGPEQMELEEGKAGSGLRQYYLSKIEELQLIVNDKSQNLRRLQAQRNELNAKVRLLREELQLLQEQGSYVGEVVRAMDKKKVLVKVHPEGKFVVDVDKNIDINDVTPNCRVALRNDSYTLHKILPNKVDPLVSLMMVEKVPDSTYEMIGGLDKQIKEIKEVIELPVKHPELFEALGIAQPKGVLLYGPPGTGKTLLARAVAHHTDCTFIRVSGSELVQKFIGEGARMVRELFVMAREHAPSIIFMDEIDSIGSSRLEGGSGGDSEVQRTMLELLNQLDGFEATKNIKVIMATNRIDILDSALLRPGRIDRKIEFPPPNEEARLDILKIHSRKMNLTRGINLRKIAELMPGASGAEVKGVCTEAGMYALRERRVHVTQEDFEMAVAKVMQKDSEKNMSIKKLWK
- the FTSJ3 gene encoding pre-rRNA 2'-O-ribose RNA methyltransferase FTSJ3, yielding MGKKGKVGKSRRDKFYHLAKETGYRSRSAFKLIQLNRRFQFLQKARALLDLCAAPGGWLQVAAKFMPVSSLIVGVDLVPIKPLPNVVTLQEDITTERCRQALRKELKTWKVDVVLNDGAPNVGASWVHDAYSQAHLTLMALRLACDFLARGGCFITKVFRSRDYQPLLWIFQQLFRRVQATKPQASRHESAEIFVVCQGFLAPDKVDSKFFDPKFAFKEVEVQAKTVTELVTKKKPKAEGYAEGDLTLYHRTSVTDFLRAANPVDFLSKASEIMVDDEELAQHPATTEDIRVCCQDIRVLGRKELRSLLNWRTKLRRYVAKKLKEQAKALDISLSSGEEDEGDEEDSTAGTTKQPSKEEEEEEEQLNQTLAEMKAQEVAELKRKKKKLLREQRKQRERVELKMDLPGVSIADEGETGMFSLRTIRGHQLLEEVTQGDMSAADTFLSDLPRDDIYVSDVEDDGDDTSLDSGLDPEELAGVRGHQGLRDQKRVQLTEVEDDKEEEEENPLLVPLEEKAVLQEEQANLWFSKGSFAEIQDDADEALEISQAQLLFESQRKGRQQQPPQTPPSCLKTEIMSPLYQDEAPKGTEASSGTEAATGLEGEEKDGVSDSDSSSSSEEEESWEPLRGKKRSRGPKSDDDGFEIVPIEDPAKHRILDPEGLALGAVIASSKKAKRDLIDNSFNRYTFNEDEGQLPEWFVQEEKQHRIRQLPIGKKEVEHYRKRWREINARPIKKVAEAKARKKRRMLKRLEQTRKKAEAVVNTVDISEREKVAQLRSLYKKAGLGKEKRHVTYVVAKKGVGRKVRRPAGVRGHFKVVDSRMRKDQRAQQRKERKKKHKRK